Proteins encoded in a region of the Triticum dicoccoides isolate Atlit2015 ecotype Zavitan chromosome 3A, WEW_v2.0, whole genome shotgun sequence genome:
- the LOC119267317 gene encoding acyl transferase 7-like produces the protein MAAVNKSVERLAQRLVAPAEPTPVGPLRLSWLDRYPTQMALIESLHVFKPAPDGGNDAGPARTIERAMAQALVQYYPLAGRLGFTDEGGLLQVDCGGDGSGVWFTEAAAACALEDVEYLEHPMMIAKDELLPPTPAQEEDERKLVLLVQVTTFACGGFVVGFRFSHAVSDGPGAAQFMAAVGELARSRSSVEGLAVEPQWGREAIPDPAGAVIGSLPSPAGAKSLEYLAMDISADYIGHFKSQYNTEHAGSWCSAFEVLVAKAWQSRTRAAAFEPESTVHLCFAMNARPLLQASLPRAGAGFYGNCYYIMRVSALAGKVSGSSIPEVVKIIKDGKRRMPSEFTRWATGEAGANGGEDPYQITSDYRTLLVSDWTRLGFAEVDYGWGPPAHVVPLTNLDYIATCILVKPWAHKPGARLITQCVTPDRVAAFHQGMLDMN, from the coding sequence ATGGCGGCCGTGAACAAGTCCGTCGAGCGGCTGGCGCAGCGCCTGGTGGCCCCGGCCGAGCCCACGCCGGTCGGCCCGCTCCGCCTGTCCTGGCTTGATCGGTACCCCACCCAGATGGCGCTCATCGAGTCGCTGCACGTCTTCAAGCCGGCTCCTGACGGCGGCAACGACGCTGGCCCGGCGAGGACCATCGAGCGGGCTATGGCGCAGGCCCTGGTGCAGTACTACCCGCTCGCGGGACGCCTCGGGTTCACGGACGAAGGTGGGCTGCTGCAGGTCgactgcggcggcgacggcagcggcgtCTGGTTCACGGAGGCCGCGGCCGCCTGCGCGCTCGAGGACGTGGAGTACCTGGAGCACCCTATGATGATCGCCAAGGACGAGCTGCTCCCGCCCACGCCCGCCCAGGAGGAGGATGAGCGCAAGCTTGTCCTGCTCGTCCAGGTTACCACCTTCGCGTGCGGCGGCTTCGTCGTCGGCTTCCGCTTCAGCCACGCCGTCTCCGACGGCCCCGGCGCCGCGCAGTTTATGGCCGCCGTCGGTGAGCTCGCCCGCAGCCGTAGCAGCGTGGAAGGCCTGGCGGTGGAGCCACAATGGGGCCGCGAGGCGATCCCGGACCCGGCCGGCGCCGTTATCGGCAGCCTGCCGAGCCCCGCGGGCGCCAAGAGTCTCGAGTACCTCGCCATGGACATCTCCGCAGACTACATCGGCCACTTCAAGTCGCAGTACAACACGGAGCACGCCGGCTCGTGGTGCTCGGCGTTCGAGGTGCTGGTGGCCAAAGCGTGGCAGAGCCGCACGCGCGCGGCGGCGTTCGAGCCGGAGTCCACCGTGCACCTCTGCTTCGCCATGAACGCTCGGCCCCTTCTGCAGGCCTCGCTCCCGCGCGCCGGCGCCGGGTTCTACGGCAACTGCTACTACATCATGCGCGTCTCGGCTCTCGCGGGCAAGGTGTCCGGCTCCTCGATCCCGGAAGTGGTGAAGATAATCAAGGACGGGAAGAGACGGATGCCATCCGAGTTCACGCGGTGGGCGACAGGAGAGGCCGGCGCCAATGGCGGTGAGGACCCGTACCAGATCACGTCGGACTACCGGACGCTGCTGGTGTCGGACTGGACGCGGCTCGGGTTCGCGGAGGTGGACTACGGCTGGGGGCCGCCGGCGCACGTCGTGCCCCTGACGAACCTGGACTACATCGCGACGTGCATCTTGGTGAAGCCGTGGGCGCACAAGCCAGGGGCGCGGCTCATCACCCAGTGCGTGACGCCCGACCGCGTCGCCGCCTTCCACCAGGGAATGCTTGACATGAACTGA